GCCGTCGTCCAACCGGTCTCCGGGAGGGTGACGAGGGTGTGTACGAGACACACGAGGGCGAGCGCGAGGAGGCAGGCGCCCGGCAGGTCAAGTCGAGGGGCGGGGGCGCGGGTGCCCCCGGCAGTGGTGGTGGCTCCGGCCGTCTCCCGGTCGGCGGGGGTGGGTACGCGAACGGCCAGCGCCAGTAGGCCGATCAGGCCCGCGGGTACCACGTTGAGGAAGAAGACGGCCCGCCAGCCCCAGTGGGCGACCAGCGCGCCGCCGAGGACCGGGCCGGCGGCGGCCGCCAGCCCGATGGCGCTGGTGCGCAGGGCGAGGGGCATACCGAGCCGGTCGCTCGGATAGGTGGCGCGCAGCATTCCCAGGGTGGCCGGCTGCAGCAGCGCGCCGAAAACTCCCTGAGCCACCCGCAGTCCGATCACCCAGCCGACGCCGGGTGCCAGGCCGATCCCTGCCGAGGCGGCGCCGAAGCCCAGGATCCCGAGGGCGAAGATCTGTTGGTGGCCGTACCGGTCACCGAGCCGGCCGGCGAACACCAGCAGGCTCGCCACGGCGATGAGATAGCCGGTGCTGGTCCACTGGACCTGCCCGAAGGAGGCGTGCAGATCCCGCTGGAGGGCGGGCTGCGCCACGGTCAGTACGGTGCCGTCCAGGGCGACGATCACGGCCCCGGTGATACTGCCGGTGAGGACGAGGCGCTGACGGCGTCGGGCAGTCATCGGCCCTCCCGCCCGAGGTGTGCGTCCAGCGCGGCCCGGAGCAGCGGCTCGACTTCGTCGGCCCCTGTGGCGAGCTGCAGGCTGCCCCACCTCCACAGCTGGGCGATGCCGTGCAGATTGCTCCACAGGGCGCCCGCGACGACCCTGGCCGGCACATCGGACTGCGGCTGTACCCGGGCGACAAGATCGACGAGTACCTGGAAGAGCGGCAGGCTGGTGTCCCGCAGGCCGAGATGGCCGCTCTCCAGCAGGTCATGCCGGAACATCAGCTCGAACATGCCGCGGTGGGTCAGCGCGAAGTCGAGATAGCCACGGCCCAGGGCCATGAGCTGGGCGCGGGGGTCCGACGGGTGGGCGTCGATGTCCGCCGCGGCCTTCTCCGCCAGATCGGCGAACCCCTGGCGGGCGATGGCGGACAGCAGGGACAGATGGGTCGGGAAGTGGCGCCGCGGCGCCCCGTGGGAGACCCCGGCACGGCGGGCGATCTCCCGCAACGACAGTGCCTGCACTCCCTCTTCGGTCAACAGGTCGATGCCGACCTGGACCAAACGGGCACGCAGGCCCGCCTCTTGATCAGTCATGGACACTGTCTACCGTATGGAGTAGACAGTGTCTACGCGGGTTCCGTCCCGCGGGCCACTGAGGGGCGAGGGAAGCCTTCGGCCGGGAGTCCCGGAGCGCACAACAGCGCCGGCCGCCGCGCCCCGTGGGGGCGAGCGCGACGGCCGGCGGGTGGAGCTGAGGGAGTCAGGTGATTACTCGACGACCTTCAGCAGCTTGTTGGGCGTACCCTCGCTCGGGTTCGTGATCTTGTCCGGGGTGGCACCGTCGGTCAGGGCCTTCGCCACGTCGGCCGGCTTGGCGTCCTTGTGACCGGCCAGGTAGACCGCGGCGGCACCGACGACGTGCGGGGTCGCCATGGACGTACCCGAGATGGTCTTGGTGGCGCCGTCGTTCCAGTCCGAGGTGATGTCGGAGCCGGGGGCGTAGAGGTCCACGACCTTGCCGAAGTTGGAGAAGTCGGACTGCTCGTCATCCTTGGTGCTGGAGGCCACGGTGATGGCTTCCTTCACCCGCGACGGCGAGCCCTGGCCCGCGTCGGAGGACTCGTTGCCCGCCGCGACGGCGAAGGTGACACCGGCGTCGATGGCCTTCTTCACGGCCGCGTCGAGAGCCTCGTCCGCGCCGCCGCCGAGCGACATGTTGGCGACCGAGGGGCCCTTGTGGTTCTTGGTGACCCAGTCGATGCCCGCGACGACCTGCTCGGTGGTGCCGGAGCCCTCACCGTCCAGGACCTTGACGCCCACGATCTTGGCCTTCTTGGCGACACCGTGCTCGGTACCGCCGATGGTGCCCGCGACGTGCGTGCCGTGGCCATTGTCGTCCTCGGCCTTGTCGCTGCCGTCGATGGCGTTGAAGCCGTACGACGCCCGGCCACCGAAGTCCTTGTGCTTGATGTGGACACCGGTGTCGATGACGTAGGTGGTGACACCCTCACCCGCGGTGTCGGGGTAGTTGAACTTCTTGTCGCCCTTGGTGTCTTCCTGGTCGATGCGGTCCAGGCCCCACGACGGCGGGTTGGCCTGGGCTTCGCTGATGTGGAACTTCTTGTTCTGGACGACCTTGTCGACGGCCGGGTCGGCGGCGAGCTGCTTGGCCTCATCGGCGCTCAGACCGGTCGCCGAGAAGCCGTCGATGGCGGAGGAGTAGTTCCGCTTGACCTTGCCGCCGTACTTGGAGGCCAGGTCACCGCTCTCCATGGTGCGGATCGACTTCTTCATCATGACGATGTAGCTGCCGTTCACGGCGCCCTTGGCCTCGGCTCCGTAGATCTTGCCTTCGGCGGCCGGGGACGCGCCCGCGGTGACCGCGGTGACGGCGGCGATACCAGTGGCGGCGACCGCGGCGGTTATTGCCGTGATGAGCCGCTTCTTGCTGGAACGCTTGTGAGCCATTGCGAGGGTTCTCCTCGTTCGTGGTGTGGGGGGAAAGCGTTGCGCAATAGCCCGAACAGACAGGAAGATCTGCGTCGGACTGGTTCGAAACCCTGTCTGATTGATGAGTTCAATTCAAGGCCAGTCGGGGCGTGTGAGATAAGCAACAAGGGCTCTGAAATGGGAAATGTTTCAGAAGTGGTCAAAGCGACCCCGGAGTTGAACCGGAGGGACTCAACTCCGTTTACGTGCCCGCAATAGAGAGTGACGCGGCAGTGAACCGAACGCCGGGCGACAGGTATACCGGTGACGGTTCGTGTTCGGTGGCGGACGTGTGCGTACCGTCCATCACGGCTTCGGGCAGGGGCAGTTGGGGTGTACCGGCCCCCCAACAGCGCTGCTGCTCGGCCATCGCCGGCCTTCTGTGATGACCCGTACGGCTGCGCGCGCTTCAGCGCTGATAGCGGGCCAACACCAGATTGCCGTCCTCGACGAGCCGCTTCCGCAGGGTGTCCAGGCCGATGGCGCCGCTGTAGTACTCCTGAAGACCTGGGGTGGCTATCTTGTCCTTCCATTCCGGATATCCGCGGACGGACTGGGCCGGGGCGGAATGCAGCGAGCCCGCCAGGGCGGTGCCCGTCGCCCAGTCGTATTCGGCGGCCCGCAGCGCCGGATCCTTGAGCGCCTCCTGACCCGTCGGCAGCAGCCAGTCGCCCAGGGCGAGCCGGACCATGTTCGGCGGACTGAGGAGGAAGTCGATGAAGGCCATCGCCTCCTCCTTGTGCGGACAGTCCTCGGCGATCGACAGGGTCTGCGGGCTCACCCCCTGGTCCAGGGCGGTGCCCTTGGGGGCGGGCAGCACCGTCCAGTCGAAGCCCTTGGGCGCCTGCTGGGCGATCTGCTGACGGTAGGAGAAGCCGAGCGGCACCATCGCATAGCGCCCGGCGAAGAAGCCCGGGAGGGTGTCGGAGCCGCCCATGCCCAGGGTCGTACGGGAGGCGCTGCGGTCGACGTTGACCTGGTCGTGGATGGTGCGCGGCACCTGCTGGTCGACGGCGTCGAAGCGCACCTCCACCTTGCCGTCGCGGCGGCGGTGGAAGATCCGGCCGCCCGTGGACAGGGCGAGGTTGAGGGTGGCGGAGACGGGCTCCTTCAGTGGCCAGGCGACGCCGTAGGTGGTGCCGCGGGTCAGCCGCTGTGCCGCCTCCTCGAACTCCTGCCAGGTCCAGGGGTGTTCGGGGGTGGGGATGCGGACGCCGGACCGGTCCAGCTTCGCGCGGTTGGCGATCAGTACCCGTGGTTCCTGGAGGAACGGGACGCCGTGGATCCGGCCGGCGAAGGTGCCGGTCTCCCAGCTGCGCTGCGGGATGTCGCGCTTGAGGCGCGGCGGCAGGAGGGCGGTGAGGTCGGCGAGGTCCCCGCCGTAGGCGAAGTCCGCGAGGTCGTCGGAGGCGTCATGGATGATGTCCGGCGCCTCGCCGCCCTCGAAGGAGGTCAGCAGCTGGTCGTGGACGGTGGTCCAGGAACCCTGGACGTACTGCACCCGGACGTCGGGGTGTTGTCGGTTCCACTCGGCGACCAGCTGTTTGTTGGCCTTGAGCGAGTCCTGCTGCCAGGCCAGCGACTGGAAGCGCAGGGTGATCCGGCCGCCCGCCGTCCGCCGCCGGCCGTCGGAACAGCCCGGCAGCAGGGCCGCGGCCGGCAGTGCGGCGGCCGTCGTGAGCAGGCCCCGCCGGGTGAAACGGGGCGGGCGCCCGGGCGCGCGGTCGTGGCGCATCAGTTCTTCACCGCCCCGGCGAGCATCCCGCCCGTGATCCGCCGCTGGATGGCGGCGAAGAGCAGCAGGCTCGGGAGGGTGGCGAGGAGCGCGGCGGCGGCGAGCGGGCCGAGGTCGGCGACGCCCTCCGCCCCGAGGAAGTGGGTCAGCACGACCGGCAGCGTCTGTTTCTCGGGGGACTTGAGCAGGACCAGGGCGAAGAAGAACTCGTTCCAGGCGGTGATGAAGGCGAACAGCGCGGTGGCGACGAGGCCGGGCGCGAGCAGCGGGGCGGTGACCGAGACGAGCGTACGGAGCCGGCCGGCGCCGTCCACCGCCGCCGCTTCCTCCAACTCCCTTGGTATGGCGCGGACATAGCCGGTCAGCATCCACAGGGCGAACGGCAGCGACCACACCACATAGACCATGATCAAACCGATCCTGGAGTCCACCAGATGGAGGCCCTTCAGGATCAGGAACAGCGGGATGATCACCAGCACCAGCGGGAAGGCCTGGCTGATCACGACCCAGCCGGTGGCCGCCCGGGAGAGACGGTTGCGGAAGCGGGCCAGGACATACGCCATCGGGGTCGCCAGCAGGATCGCGAGCAGCGCGGAGACCGCCGCGGCCAGCAGGCTGTTGCCCGCCGCCGCAAGCAGCGGCTGCTGCGCGAAGGCCTGCCGGAAGTTCTCCAGGGTGGGCGCCTCGGGGATCCAGGTGGGGTGCATGCTGCTGAGTTCCCGCGGCGGCTTGAAGGCGGTGGAGAGCAGCCAGAGGAAGGGGAAGGCGAGGAAGGCGAGATAGCCGAGGAGTGCGGCGTACTGGCCGGCGCGGGTGGCGGTGCGTCGCGGGGTGGCGCGGCGTCGTGAGGTGGAGGTGCGTCGCGCGGTGGAGGTGCGTCGTGGGGTGCCGCGCGGGACGGGGGCGCTTCCCGCACCGCGCGGGGCGCTGCTGCGCTCGCTGCCGCCGGTGCTCTCCGTGGCCGTCACCGGTCGTCGTCCCCCTTCAGCCGGCCGGCCAGATAGACGGCCAGCAGGACCGAGATCACCGCAACCATCGCCAGGCCCATCGTGGCGGCGTATCCGAACTGCCCGTAGCGGAAGGCCTCTTCGTAGGCGAACAGCATCGGCAGTCGGGTCCGGCCGCCGGGGCCGCCGTCGGTCAGCACGAAGACCAGGGCGAAGGAGTTGAAGTTCCAAATAAAGTTGAGCGCGGTGACGGCGAGGGCGATGGGTTTGAGGGCGGGCCAGGTGACGGTGCGGAAGCGGCGCCAGGCGCCCGCGCCGTCCATGGACGCGGCCTCGTGCAGTTCGCGGGGCACGTTCTGCAGACCGGCCAGCAGGGTGACGGTGGTCTGGGGCATCCCTGCCCAGACGCCGACGACGATGACCGCGGGCAAGGCGGTGGCCAGTCCGCTCAGCCAGTCCCGGCCGTCGCCGGCTCCGGACAGGCCCAGGCCGCGCAGGGTCTCGTTCAGGATGCCGGCGTCCGGGTGGTAGACCAGCCGCCACATGATGCCGACGACGACCTCGGGCATCGCCCACGGGATGATCGCGAGCGCCCGGGCCAGCCAGCGCAGCCGCAGATCGAGATGGAGCAGCAGGGCGAGCCCGAGGGCGAGGAGGAACTGCGGGACGGTGACGCCGAAGGCCCATATCAGGCCGATCCGAAACGAGTCCCAGAACAGCGAGTCCTGGAACAGGTCGGAGAAGTTCAGCAGCCCCACGAAACGGGTGGCCTGGGTCCGGCCCGACTGGGCGTCGGTGAACGCCAGCCCGATGCCGTACAGCAGCGGCCCCACGCTCAGCACCAGGATCGGGAGCAGCGCGGGCAGCACGAGGAACCAGGCGCCCAGGTCGCGCCGGGGCCGGGCGGCGCCGTCCGCGGCCGGTGCGGTGGACCGCCGGGGAGCGGTCGTCAGGGTCATCGGAGGGGCTCCGCACGACGCGGTCCGGGCGGTCTGCCCCCGTATGCCCCCGCCGTTGGCACCGCTGCCATCGCTCCCCCTCTCCCCCGCCGGCCGTTCCCGGCCGCCGTCATCGTCGTGACGGCCGGCACCCCCGTCAAGGTCCCCGGCCGATTCCCCGGCGGAACTCCCCGCCGGGGATGTCCTACGGGGCCATGAGGCCGACCTGCGACACTGGTCGCGAACCGGCACCGCAGGAGGCACCCCGATGACCGAACCGAGCCCCGCCGCCTTCACGGAGGCGCGCGCCCGGGACGTGCTGGCCGCGGCCGGGCACCCCGAGGCGGCGGCCGATGCCGCGCTGCTCTCGCTCGGCGAGAACGCCGTCTTCGCCCTCGGCGACAACGGACCGGTCGTACGGGTGGGCCGCAGCGCCGAACTCCTGGAGCGCGCCGAGCGGGAACTGGGCGTGGCCCAGTGGCTGGCGGCCGAGGGCGTGCCGGCCGTACGGGCCGCGGAGCCCGTGGCGACGCTGGCCGACGGGCATCCCGTGACCTACTGGCAGCGGCTGCCGGAGGCCGTACGGCCCGCCGGTCCGGACGATCTCGCCGCGCTGCTGAAGCTGGTGCACGCGCTGCCCGAGCCGCCGTTCGCACTCCCCCGGCGCGAGCTGCTCGGCGGTGTCGAGCGCTGGCTGCGGCTGGCCGGTGACGCCGTGTCGGCGCCGGACGCGGAGTATCTGCGCGGGCGGCGGGACGCCTTCGCGGCGGCCGCCACCGCCCTGGAACCGCATCTGCCGCGCGGCCCCATCCACGGTGACGCGCTGGCCCGCAACATTCATGTCGGGCCCGACGGACCGGTGCTGGTCGACCTGGAAACCTTCTCCTCCGATCTGCGGGAGCACGATCTGGTCGTGATGGCGCTGAGCCGGGACCGCTACGGCCTGGCCCCCGACGCCTACGACACCTTTGTGTCCGTCTACGGCTGGGACGTACGGGACTGGGAGGGCTGCGCCGTGCTGCGCGGGTCCCGGGAGACGGCGAGCTGCGCCTGGGTGTCCCAGCACGCGCCCGGAAACCCGGCGGCGCTCAGGGAATTCCAGCGCCGGATCGCCTCCCTGCGCGACAAGGACGCGACGGTGCGGTGGTATCCCTTCTGAGCGGGGCGGCCTGACGGGCCGAGTCCGGCGAGCGGGCTATCGCTCGGCCCTGGCCTGGTACGGGATCAGCGGCCAGGCCGGCTCGACTATCGCCTGTGGGTCACCGGAGCGCCGCAAATACGCCTGGAACGAGGCGGCTTGATCAGCGGCCGCCTGCTCCTGGAGGGTGTGCAGCGCGCGCGGCGACGGGAGGGCGACGGCCGGGTACTTCTCCCCGATACGCCGGGCGACGCCGGCCGCGGCCGCCGCATCGGCGCCCGCTTCGTGGGCACCGTCCAGCCGGACGCCGTAGTGACCGCAGAGCGCCTGGAGGGCGCGCTTCCCCTTGCGGTAGCGGTCCACGTGCTTGTCCAGGACGAGGGGGTCGATGACCGGTGCGGGTGCGTGTCCGAGGCGTTCGGTCAGGGTGCGCAGGCCGTGGCGCCGGCACTCGCGGTCCAGGAGCGAGAGGTCATAGCGGGCATTCATCACCACCAGCGGGATCTCCGCGCGCAGGGCCTCGGCCAGCGCCTCGGTGATCTCCTCTATGGCAGTCGCCGGCGGACGCCCGTGTTCTTGGACATATGCGGTCGAAATGCCGTGAATGGCCGCCGCCTCGTCGGGAATCGGCACCCCCGGGTCGAGCAGCCACGTCAGCTTCCCGGCCGGCCGGCCGTCCCCCTCCAGCCGGAGCAGGGCCGCGGTGACGATGCGGTCCTGCTCGACGTCGGTGCCCGTGGTCTCCAGATCGAAGCTGACCAGCAGCCCCTGATGCCAGCTCATGCCCAAACCTCGCTTCGCCCGGCCCCGCACTCACTCGGCGCGCGCCCTCCCATGAAGATCCCCCGGCATTCGGCCGGGGGGACATCCATGCGGCACTCGCTCATGCGGGGCCTCCTTCGGTGGTACTTCCCCCGTTGCTCATTCACTCTCCCACGCACCACTGACAATCCACCGGCCACCTGTCGCGGCAGGGAGCCCACGGCCCGCCGCGCCCCTAGGCTGACCGCCATGGACCTACGGCTGGCAGGACACAGCGCGCTGGTGACGGGCAGCAGTGCGGGTATCGGGGCCACGATCGCCGAGACGCTGGCGGACGAGGGGTGCGACGTCCTCGTCCACGGGCGGAACGCGGGGGCCGCGGCGGCCGTCGCCGAACAGGTCGCGGCCCGCGGTGTGCGGGCCGAAGTGGTGCTCGGTGATCTGACGGAACCGGGCGTCGCCGAGCAGGTCGCCCTCACCGCACGGGACTTCGGGGCGCACATCCTCGTCAACAACGCGGGTCCGTTCGCCGAGCACGACTGGGAGAGCTCCCGGCCGTCCGACTGGCGGACCGCCTTCGAGGGGAACGTCCTGCCGACGGTGCGGGTCAGCCAGACGCTGCTGCCGTCGCTGCGCGCCCACGGCTGGGGCCGGGTGATCACCATCGGCAGCCGGGCCGTACGGACCCCGCTGCCCCACATGGTGGCGTTCTCCGCCGCCAAGGCCGCCGTGGTGAACATGACCACCAGCCTGGCCCGGCACCTCGCCGGGACCGGGGTCACCGCGAACTGTGTCAGCCCGGGGGTGATCCTCACCCCCTCCATGTACCGGATGTTCGAGGAGCGGGCGGCGGCGGAGGACGGCCCCCAGGAATGGCCGGACGAGGCGGACCTCGTCAAGGAGTATGCGCCGAACCCGAGCGGGCGGCTGGGGCGCCCGGCGGACATCGCGTCCGCGGTCGCCTATCTGGCGAGCCCGCTCGCGGACTACGTCAACGGGATCGAGCTCCGGGTGGACGGGGGGATCACGGGGACGCCGTAGTTCTCGCTCCCCGGGCCCCCGCGCTCCCCGTCGCTTCCTTCACCAGCACCTCCGGTGCCACCCCCGCGCCGCTCGCATACGCCGCCTCGTACGCCGCGTCGCCCAGGCCGCGGCGTGCCGTGGCCGTACTCCGGGCCACATCGCCGCGCTCCGCGGCCGGCTGGGGCGCGCCCGCGGTGGCGCGGGCCGCGGCCGCACACCCCAGCAGCCGGGCCGCGACGGCGCACCGGCCGGTCAGTGCCACCGCGCCGGCCAGCCCTTCCAGGGCCAGCGCGACGGCACGCGGGTCGGCGGTGGCGCGGGCCGCCACGAACCCGTCCAGGTGGTGACGGCGGGCGGTCTCCGGATCGCCCCGCAGTTCGGCGAGGAAGCCCAGCTCGCTCAGGACGAATGCGGTACCGGGGTCGCCGTCCCGGCCGAGGCACCACTCCAGCCAGGGCAGCAGATGCGCCTCGGCGTCGTCGAGGCGGCCCTCCCGCCGGGCGCCGAGGGCGAGTCCGCACTCGGCGAACATCTCGCCCCGCAGGTGCGACTGTTCCGCGGCCAGCCGCATCCCCCGCTCGTGGAAGTCGCGGGCGGCCGCCAGATCACCGGTCAGCAGCGCGATCCGGCCCAGTCCGGAGAGCTTGTAGGAGGCCTGGATCCAGAGGCCGAGCTCCTCGGCGATCCGCAGCCCGTCCCGGTGGAGCCGGGCCGCGCGGCCGTAGTCACCGGTGATCTCCGCAAGGGCGCCGAGCGCATCGGCGGCCTGCAACTGGCCCCAGCGGTCGCCCAGTTCACGGAAGAGCGCGGCGCTCTCCTCGGCATCGCGGAGCCGGGCCCGGAGATCTCCGCCGACGCTGCCCTGGGCGCGGCTGCTCAGCGCCGCGGCGATGCCCCAGCGGTCGCCCAGGGCCCGGAAGGCGGCCAGCGAGTCCGCCACCCGCTCCCTCGCCACTGCCGGTTCGCCCAGGCCGACTTGGGCGAAGCCCAGGAACCACTGGGCCCAGGCCCGGGCGCCCGGGTCGTCATGGGTCCCGTACTGCCGGAGCACGGCCGTGGCCCGCTCCACGGGGTCGGTGTCATCGCCCGCCAGTGAGGCCATGCCGACCTGCCAGGTGGCGGCACGCAGGCGGCGCCCCTCGGCGGCCGGGTCCCCGGCGTCCGCCGCCGTCGCGCGGGCGGCCTCGTACGCCGCGAGCGCCGCCGTCAGCGAGCGGCCCGCCTCCGCGAGCCGGCCGCGCAGGAACCAGTACCAGGCCAGCGCGTCGACCAGGCGCAGCGCGTGGTCCGCGGCGCCTTCCCGGACCGCGGCGTCCAGGGCGTCCCGCAGGTTCGCCGTCTCCTGGTCGAGCCGCTCCAGCCACTCGCGTTGGTCCGGCCCGTACAGCAACGGGGCGGCGCGCTCGGCCAGTTCGGTGTAGTGGCGGTGGTGTCTCCGGCGTACGGCCGTCAGTTCACCGGCCTCCCGCAGACGTTCGAG
This genomic stretch from Streptomyces nigrescens harbors:
- a CDS encoding carbohydrate ABC transporter permease, producing MTLTTAPRRSTAPAADGAARPRRDLGAWFLVLPALLPILVLSVGPLLYGIGLAFTDAQSGRTQATRFVGLLNFSDLFQDSLFWDSFRIGLIWAFGVTVPQFLLALGLALLLHLDLRLRWLARALAIIPWAMPEVVVGIMWRLVYHPDAGILNETLRGLGLSGAGDGRDWLSGLATALPAVIVVGVWAGMPQTTVTLLAGLQNVPRELHEAASMDGAGAWRRFRTVTWPALKPIALAVTALNFIWNFNSFALVFVLTDGGPGGRTRLPMLFAYEEAFRYGQFGYAATMGLAMVAVISVLLAVYLAGRLKGDDDR
- a CDS encoding SDR family NAD(P)-dependent oxidoreductase, whose product is MDLRLAGHSALVTGSSAGIGATIAETLADEGCDVLVHGRNAGAAAAVAEQVAARGVRAEVVLGDLTEPGVAEQVALTARDFGAHILVNNAGPFAEHDWESSRPSDWRTAFEGNVLPTVRVSQTLLPSLRAHGWGRVITIGSRAVRTPLPHMVAFSAAKAAVVNMTTSLARHLAGTGVTANCVSPGVILTPSMYRMFEERAAAEDGPQEWPDEADLVKEYAPNPSGRLGRPADIASAVAYLASPLADYVNGIELRVDGGITGTP
- a CDS encoding TetR/AcrR family transcriptional regulator — encoded protein: MTDQEAGLRARLVQVGIDLLTEEGVQALSLREIARRAGVSHGAPRRHFPTHLSLLSAIARQGFADLAEKAAADIDAHPSDPRAQLMALGRGYLDFALTHRGMFELMFRHDLLESGHLGLRDTSLPLFQVLVDLVARVQPQSDVPARVVAGALWSNLHGIAQLWRWGSLQLATGADEVEPLLRAALDAHLGREGR
- a CDS encoding S8 family peptidase: MAHKRSSKKRLITAITAAVAATGIAAVTAVTAGASPAAEGKIYGAEAKGAVNGSYIVMMKKSIRTMESGDLASKYGGKVKRNYSSAIDGFSATGLSADEAKQLAADPAVDKVVQNKKFHISEAQANPPSWGLDRIDQEDTKGDKKFNYPDTAGEGVTTYVIDTGVHIKHKDFGGRASYGFNAIDGSDKAEDDNGHGTHVAGTIGGTEHGVAKKAKIVGVKVLDGEGSGTTEQVVAGIDWVTKNHKGPSVANMSLGGGADEALDAAVKKAIDAGVTFAVAAGNESSDAGQGSPSRVKEAITVASSTKDDEQSDFSNFGKVVDLYAPGSDITSDWNDGATKTISGTSMATPHVVGAAAVYLAGHKDAKPADVAKALTDGATPDKITNPSEGTPNKLLKVVE
- a CDS encoding exonuclease domain-containing protein — translated: MSWHQGLLVSFDLETTGTDVEQDRIVTAALLRLEGDGRPAGKLTWLLDPGVPIPDEAAAIHGISTAYVQEHGRPPATAIEEITEALAEALRAEIPLVVMNARYDLSLLDRECRRHGLRTLTERLGHAPAPVIDPLVLDKHVDRYRKGKRALQALCGHYGVRLDGAHEAGADAAAAAGVARRIGEKYPAVALPSPRALHTLQEQAAADQAASFQAYLRRSGDPQAIVEPAWPLIPYQARAER
- a CDS encoding carbohydrate ABC transporter permease — encoded protein: MTATESTGGSERSSAPRGAGSAPVPRGTPRRTSTARRTSTSRRRATPRRTATRAGQYAALLGYLAFLAFPFLWLLSTAFKPPRELSSMHPTWIPEAPTLENFRQAFAQQPLLAAAGNSLLAAAVSALLAILLATPMAYVLARFRNRLSRAATGWVVISQAFPLVLVIIPLFLILKGLHLVDSRIGLIMVYVVWSLPFALWMLTGYVRAIPRELEEAAAVDGAGRLRTLVSVTAPLLAPGLVATALFAFITAWNEFFFALVLLKSPEKQTLPVVLTHFLGAEGVADLGPLAAAALLATLPSLLLFAAIQRRITGGMLAGAVKN
- a CDS encoding ABC transporter substrate-binding protein, whose protein sequence is MRHDRAPGRPPRFTRRGLLTTAAALPAAALLPGCSDGRRRTAGGRITLRFQSLAWQQDSLKANKQLVAEWNRQHPDVRVQYVQGSWTTVHDQLLTSFEGGEAPDIIHDASDDLADFAYGGDLADLTALLPPRLKRDIPQRSWETGTFAGRIHGVPFLQEPRVLIANRAKLDRSGVRIPTPEHPWTWQEFEEAAQRLTRGTTYGVAWPLKEPVSATLNLALSTGGRIFHRRRDGKVEVRFDAVDQQVPRTIHDQVNVDRSASRTTLGMGGSDTLPGFFAGRYAMVPLGFSYRQQIAQQAPKGFDWTVLPAPKGTALDQGVSPQTLSIAEDCPHKEEAMAFIDFLLSPPNMVRLALGDWLLPTGQEALKDPALRAAEYDWATGTALAGSLHSAPAQSVRGYPEWKDKIATPGLQEYYSGAIGLDTLRKRLVEDGNLVLARYQR
- a CDS encoding aminoglycoside phosphotransferase family protein; the encoded protein is MTEPSPAAFTEARARDVLAAAGHPEAAADAALLSLGENAVFALGDNGPVVRVGRSAELLERAERELGVAQWLAAEGVPAVRAAEPVATLADGHPVTYWQRLPEAVRPAGPDDLAALLKLVHALPEPPFALPRRELLGGVERWLRLAGDAVSAPDAEYLRGRRDAFAAAATALEPHLPRGPIHGDALARNIHVGPDGPVLVDLETFSSDLREHDLVVMALSRDRYGLAPDAYDTFVSVYGWDVRDWEGCAVLRGSRETASCAWVSQHAPGNPAALREFQRRIASLRDKDATVRWYPF